A stretch of the Euleptes europaea isolate rEulEur1 chromosome 14, rEulEur1.hap1, whole genome shotgun sequence genome encodes the following:
- the CLDN25 gene encoding putative claudin-25: MAWPPRTRAQLGGIFLAFFGWVSSCVTTMVPFWKKLNLDLNVLEEWNMGLWLACVIQEEGPLECKAYDSLLDLPLVFGLARILMIAANGLGFLAFFLSLWGLNCLKTRNKNTELKQKLGVAGGILFCLSGVITLVPVSWVAYNTVQEFWDETVPEIVPRWEFGDALFLGWFAGFFLIVGGLLFICSTGVPETHETPQPFASHPHPQAPKPPRLQNRHQYTATKNADLVI, translated from the coding sequence ATGGCTTGGCCTCCCCGCACCAGAGCGCAGCTGGGTGGAATCTTTCTCGCCTTCTTCGGGTGGGTCTCATCTTGTGTGACAACCATGGTGCCTTTCTGGAAGAAATTGAACTTGGACTTAAATGTGCTCGAAGAGTGGAACATGGGACTTTGGCTCGCTTGCGTCATTCAAGAAGAGGGCCCGTTGGAGTGTAAAGCCTACGACTCCCTGCTGGACTTGCCCCTGGTATTTGGACTCGCCAGGATTTTAATGATTGCTGCCAACGGCCTGGGATTTCTTGcattcttcctttctctttgGGGGTTGAACTGTCTGAAGACAAGGAATAAAAACACAGAACTGAAACAAAAGCTCGGGGTGGCCGGGGGAATCCTCTTCTGCCTCTCTGGAGTAATCACCCTGGTTCCAGTCTCCTGGGTCGCCTACAACACTGTACAGGAATTCTGGGATGAAACAGTGCCTGAGATTGTTCCAAGGTGGGAATTTGGTGATGCTTTGTTCTTGGGTTGGTTTGCTGGGTTTTTCCTTATAGTCGGTGGGCTCCTTTTCATCTGCTCCACCGGTGTGCCGGAGACCCATGAGACACCCCAGCCGTTTGCAAGCCACCCTCACCCACAGGCACCAAAACCACCAAGGCTGCAAAACCGACATCAGTATACAGCAACCAAAAATGCTGACCTTGTCATCTGA
- the LOC130487350 gene encoding G protein-activated inward rectifier potassium channel 4-like, with protein MASPASSGDMEDSQPDDGICAHNNSGDWWLMCEDSRSRRNSIPPAKTPTAKHMLAYLPRPPTDTSRYGTFPQKPEMVAIPVGPPDDSHQKTESTTAKKSALTCNYVSVSCSSNIPNDRSVLFQRAHSTVEPTTYGTVLPSKHRPSVSINTDELPKYHRASKTEPSPSTLWRDLNTRFYPQHALSAPNIISSARSKTPTRSVVSVPNSDKGPSRRCKLMDDDRQFNLGNRQQRQRYVTKVGKCQVNLVNIQEKKRFLSDIFTTIVDLKYRWFLFVFSMCYITTWVVFGIIYYFDAWVRDDVSHIGDTEWKACIENIDSFISALLFSVESQRTIGYGSRIVTPNCTEGVLLLMAQSIIGSMIDALMVGCMFVKISRPKKRAQTLIFSKKCVISHRDEKLCLMFRIGDLRDSHMVDAKIRAKLIKSRQTKEGEFIPLEQSELNLGYDTGEDRLFLVEPQIISHVINDLSPFWEMSAEALKREQFEIIVILEGIVEATGMTCQARTSYTEDEILWGHRFEPCMSLEKGAFRVDYSRFEKTFEVQTPAASAREMHEITAMETQDQSTLSLYWDHLMHPCLSTELNNDTRHGDGPSEEGLSKLYFPNITEEERSYEYQNQESNI; from the exons ATGGCATCGCCCGCCTCCAGCGGCGACATGGAGGACTCGCAGCCAGACGACGGGATCTGTGCCCACAACAACTCTGGCGACTGGTGGCTGATGTGCGAAGACTCGCGCAGCCGTAGAAACTCCATCCCCCCAGCAAAGACTCCCACAGCCAAGCACATGCTGGCTTACCTCCCTCGCCCCCCCACGGACACAAGCAGATACGGGACCTTTCCTCAGAAG CCTGAAATGGTGGCCATTCCTGTGGGCCCCCCAGATGACAGCCACCAGAAAACAGAAAGCACAACTGCAAAGAAAAGTGCCCTAACATGCAACTACGTTTCTGTATCCTGCAGCTCAAACATACCCAATGACAGGTCAGTGCTTTTCCAGAGGGCACACAGCACAGTGGAGCCAACCACTTACGGTACAGTCTTGCCATCCAAACACCGGCCCAGCGTCTCCATCAATACAGACGAGTTGCCCAAATACCACCGGGCCTCCAAAACTGAACCGTCGCCATCTACGCTGTGGCGGGACCTCAATACCCGGTTTTATCCACAGCATGCTCTCAGCGCACCCAACATTATTAGCTCTGCACGGAGCAAAACCCCGACCCGCAGTGTTGTTTCGGTACCCAACTCGGACAAAGGGCCAAGCCGGCGCTGCAAACTCATGGATGATGATCGGCAATTTAATTTGGGTAACAGGCAGCAGCGGCAGCGGTATGTAACCAAAGTGGGCAAGTGCCAGGTGAATTTGGTCAATATCCAGGAAAAGAAGAGGTTCCTGTCGGACATCTTCACCACCATTGTGGATCTCAAGTACCGCTGGTTCCTCTTTGTCTTCAGCATGTGCTACATCACCACCTGGGTGGTCTTTGGTATTATATATTACTTTGATGCCTGGGTAAGGGACGACGTCAGCCACATAGGTGACACCGAGTGGAAGGCATGCATCGAGAACATCGACAGCTTCATTTCTGCCTTACTATTTTCTGTGGAAAGTCAACGGACTATTGGCTATGGCTCTCGGATCGTGACACCCAATTGCACAGAGGGGGTCCTCTTGCTCATGGCGCAGTCCATCATCGGTTCCATGATCGATGCCCTCATGGTGGGATGCATGTTCGTGAAGATCTCCAGACCCAAGAAGCGTGCCCAGACCTTAATATTCAGCAAGAAATGCGTCATCTCCCACCGGGATGAGAAACTCTGCCTGATGTTCCGCATTGGTGACCTGCGGGACAGTCACATGGTGGATGCAAAAATAAGAGCCAAGCTGATTAAGTCCAGGCAAACCAAGGAAGGAGAATTCATCCCGCTGGAGCAGTCGGAGCTGAACCTGGGCTATGACACCGGAGAGGACCGCCTCTTCCTCGTGGAGCCACAGATAATTTCCCATGTCATCAACGACCTCAGCCCCTTCTGGGAGATGTCCGCAGAAGCCCTGAAGAGGGAGCAGTTTGAGATCATCGTCATTCTTGAAGGCATTGTGGAAGCCACAG GGATGACGTGTCAAGCCCGTACGTCATACACCGAAGATGAGATCCTCTGGGGCCATCGCTTTGAGCCCTGCATGTCTCTGGAGAAAGGCGCCTTCCGTGTAGATTACAGTCGATTTGAGAAGACCTTCGAAGTCCAAACTCCGGCAGCCAGTGCACGAGAAATGCACGAGATAACGGCGATGGAGACCCAGGACCAATCGACGCTCAGCTTGTACTGGGACCATCTGATGCACCCTTGCCTTTCGACGGAACTCAACAATGACACCCGGCACGGGGATGGTCCCAGCGAGGAGGGCCTCTCCAAGCTCTACTTCCCCAACATAACCGAGGAGGAGAGAAGCTACGAGTACCAGAACCAGGAGTCCAACAtttaa